Below is a window of Thermomicrobiales bacterium DNA.
CGCCGAGGTGGCCGCCGAGCTGGGCTTGCCGGTGCGCGTGGTCGAAACGGACGGGACCGAGCTGGTGGCCGTGAGGCGAACCGACCTGGATCTGAGCCGGGATAGGGCCGCCGTCGAGCTGGGCATTGCCGATAACCGCGTTGGGCAGGTCTCGCTGGAGTGGGACACCGACATGCTGGCCGCGCTCGGCGCGGACATCGACGTGTCGCAGTTCTGGAGCGCAGACGAACTGGCGACGCTGATGGCGCTCCAGCCGTGTGATGACGACTGGCGCGCCGCGTTTGACTCCGTGCCGAATGGTGATAAGTCGCTGTTTGAGCAGATGACATTCACTGTGACGGGAGAACAGGCGGAGCAGATACGGCGGGCATTGAGCATTGCGAAACAACACGGCCCGTTCATTGACACCGGAAATGAGAACAGCAACGGGAACGCGCTGGCGCGGGTGTGTGAGGCCTATGTCAGCTAAAGACATCCTTCTACGGCCGATTAGCGCGCAGGAGGGGAACGCGTTAGTTCGCCGTGTCCACTATTCCGGCAAGGTCGTCAACAATAGCCAACTACACATCGGCGTGTTCTATCAGGGGCGGCTAGAGGGGGCGATGCAGTTCGGGCCGTCGCTAGACAAGCGCAAGATACAGGGGCTTGTGGAGGGCACGGGCTGGAACGAGTTCATTGAGCTAAACCGTATGGCATTCACCGACGCGCTGCCGCGCAATAGCGAATCACGGGCGTTGTCGATTGCTATGCGGTTGTTGCGGAAGCATGCGCCACATATCAAGTGGGTAGTCACGTTCGCTGATGGTGCGCAGTGCGGTGACGGGGCGATCTATCGCGCGGCGGGCTTCGTTCTGACAAGCATCAAACGCAACAACCAGATATGGGAAATCCCCGGCGGCGCGGAGGCTGGTGCGCGATTCTCGCGCACCAGCCTGACGGCGCAGGGTGACAAGGGCGGCGCGCGGCAGAAGCGGGCTGCATTACGCCTTAGTCGCGTTACCGCGACTAAGGGCAACCACATCACGGAAACCGGCGGGGCTTCGATGCGTCCATTCATTGACGCGGGCGCACGGCCGATTCCGGGCTACCAACTTCGCTATATCTACTTCCTTGACCCATCCTGCCGCGAACGCCTAACCATACCGATTCTGCCGTTTAGTGAAATCGAGACGGGTTGGTGCTGGCATGTATCGCGGCGAACCACGCGCGACAAGCATCGTGGCCGATGCGTCCGGCTGTCCATGCCGGAAGAGGGCGGTTCGACTCCGACCGTCGCGCTCCAAAATGCAGATGGTGCGGTGGTGGTAGATGGCTGGTAAGGCGGCATGGACTACCGCCGATATGGCATCGATGCCATCCGCGAGACGGCTGGCATCAAGACGGCTGCCGCGCGCCGGCTCGGCTGCAACGTTTCGACCATCGACCGATATATCGAGCGTTACCCGACGGTCGCAGCTGGCCTACACCGAGGCGCGGGCGGGGATCGTTGATATGGCTGAATCGGTGCTGATTCGTCGGCTAAACGCGGGAGAGTGGGACGCGGCGAAGTTCGTGTTGACGACGCTGGGCCGCGATCGCGGCTGGACACCCCGCGCCGACCGCGATCAAGCAAATCGGGGCTCGTTATGACGAGTGGCGGGGATCGGCGCAGTAAGCCGATCGCGTTGCGTGTTTTGCAGGGGAATCCTGGCAAGCGGGCGATCAATCGGAACGAGCCGCAGGTTGAGCCGCTGGCTGATCTCCGGCCGCCAACGTGGCTGGACGCGACGGCGCGGCGGTGCTGGCGTGAGAACGCGCCGGTGCTGGCGCGTTACGGGCTATTGGGCGAGGCGGACGTGATGGCGTTCGGACTCTACTGTCAGGCGTGGTCGCGATACCGAGCGACACAGACCGCGCTCCGAGAGATCAAGCCGGACGACGAGCGATACCGGGCGATTGTCATAACGCTGGAGAAGGCCGAAGCGTCGATGCGCGCGATCGCCGGGGAGTTCGGCATGTCGCCGCAGAGTCGGGCGCGACTGAGTGTGACGGGCGGGCCGAAGGACGTGGATCCGATGGAAGAGCTGCTGAGTGGTCGCCGCAGCACCGGCTAGCAGCGCCGTGTTGGCGCGGGTGACAGGGTACGCCGAGGGCGTTGTGGCGGGCGATATCGTCGCCGGCCAGTTGGTGCGCCTGGCGTGCGAACGGCACCTGGCCGATATTGAGACTGCGGGGCTGCGCAGTCTGGCATGGGATGACGACGCGGCCGATCACGCGATCCGCTTTATCGAGCAGTTGCGGCATAGCAAGGGCGAGTGGTCAGGGAAGCGGTTCATCCTGGAGCCGTGGCAGGTCTTCATCGTCGGTTCGGTCTTCGGCTGGTATCGCGAGGATGGAACGCGGCGGTTCCGTGAGGCGTACACCGAGGTTGCGCGGAAGAACGGCAAGACGCAGCTGCTGGCCGCGATCGGGCTCTATCTGGCGTTCGCCGATGGGGAGCCGGGCGCGGAAGTCTATAGCGCGGCGACGAAGCGTGACCAGGCGAAGCTGTGCTGGGCTGAGGCTGATCGGATGGTGCAGAGCACGCCGGCACTCGCGCGGCTGATCCAGCGCACGCCATCGAAGGCGAACCTGTCGCGGCTCAGCACATTCTCCAAGTTCGAGCCGTTGGGGCGCGACGCGGATACATCGGACGGACTGAACCCGCACGCCGCGATCGTGGACGAGCTGCACGCGCACACGAACCGCGACATGGTCGACGTGCTGCGCACCGCGTTCGGCGCGCGCCGACAGCCGCTGCTCTGGTCGATCACGACGGCAGGGTGGAACCAGCAGTCGATCTGGTGGGAGATGCGTTCCTACGCGACGAACGTGCTTACTGGCATTGTCGGCGACGATTCGCTGTTCTGCTACGTCGCGACACTGGACGCCGGCGACGACTGGCGTGACGAGGCGGTCTGGCCGAAGGGGAACCCGAACCTCGGGGTATCGGTCTATGTCGAGTCGTTGCGTGAGGAGTGCCACCGGGCGGAGCAGATACCCGCGCAGCAGAACGCGTTCCGCCGGCTGCGGCTCAATGAGCCGACGGAGCAGACCGAGCGCTGGCTGGACATGGCGACATGGGACCGCAACGACGCCGCGCCGGATCTATCGCCCGGCATGATCGTCTTCGCCGGGCTTGACCTGTCCTCAACGATCGACCTGACTGCGTGTGTTGCGGTTGCGCCGCGCGATGGCGGATACGACGTCGTCGCGCGCTTCTGGCGACCAGGCGACACAGTGTCCGAGGCTGAGCGGCGCGATGGCGTGCCGTACCGGCAGTGGGCAGACGAAGGCTGGTTGACGCTGACCGACGGGACGGCGATCGACCCGGTGATGATCGCCGATGAGATCGTCGATTGGCTCGCGCCGTACACGGTGCCGGAGCTGGCGTTCGATGCCTGGAACGCGGCCGGGGCGTCGGCGCGGTTGCAGTCGGCGGGCGTGACGTGCGTCGCGATGGCGCAGGGGTTCGCGACATACAGCGAGCCGTGTCACGCACTGGAGGCGCTGCTTCTGGAGGGGCGCATCCGGCACGGGGGGAACCCGCTGCTGCGCTGGATGGCAAGTCAGGTGACGGTGAAGTTCGGGCCGAATGACGCGATCCGGCCGTACAAAGCACACGGTTCGGGCATCCGCGACGACGGGATCGTGGCGCTGTTGATGGCGCTGGCGCGAGCGCGGGTGCATCAGCAGGCGGGCGCCACGTTCACTGAGCCGCGATTCTGGGACATGAGCGAATGAGCGACGTGATTGAGCTGGTCGGCATGGTGCTCGTGATTGGCGCGCTGGCCGCGCTGGCCGCGCT
It encodes the following:
- a CDS encoding helix-turn-helix domain-containing protein — protein: MDYRRYGIDAIRETAGIKTAAARRLGCNVSTIDRYIERYPTVAAGLHRGAGGDR
- a CDS encoding phage terminase small subunit P27 family is translated as MTSGGDRRSKPIALRVLQGNPGKRAINRNEPQVEPLADLRPPTWLDATARRCWRENAPVLARYGLLGEADVMAFGLYCQAWSRYRATQTALREIKPDDERYRAIVITLEKAEASMRAIAGEFGMSPQSRARLSVTGGPKDVDPMEELLSGRRSTG
- a CDS encoding terminase TerL endonuclease subunit; the encoded protein is MVAAAPASSAVLARVTGYAEGVVAGDIVAGQLVRLACERHLADIETAGLRSLAWDDDAADHAIRFIEQLRHSKGEWSGKRFILEPWQVFIVGSVFGWYREDGTRRFREAYTEVARKNGKTQLLAAIGLYLAFADGEPGAEVYSAATKRDQAKLCWAEADRMVQSTPALARLIQRTPSKANLSRLSTFSKFEPLGRDADTSDGLNPHAAIVDELHAHTNRDMVDVLRTAFGARRQPLLWSITTAGWNQQSIWWEMRSYATNVLTGIVGDDSLFCYVATLDAGDDWRDEAVWPKGNPNLGVSVYVESLREECHRAEQIPAQQNAFRRLRLNEPTEQTERWLDMATWDRNDAAPDLSPGMIVFAGLDLSSTIDLTACVAVAPRDGGYDVVARFWRPGDTVSEAERRDGVPYRQWADEGWLTLTDGTAIDPVMIADEIVDWLAPYTVPELAFDAWNAAGASARLQSAGVTCVAMAQGFATYSEPCHALEALLLEGRIRHGGNPLLRWMASQVTVKFGPNDAIRPYKAHGSGIRDDGIVALLMALARARVHQQAGATFTEPRFWDMSE